The Lutibacter sp. A64 genome segment TTTTACTTTAGCCAATAAAATTTCTTGTTCTTTTTTTTCTTTTTCAATTACAGAATGCTCCTTCTTTTGTATATCTAAAAGAGCCTTCTTTTGATCTTTTTTAACTTGTAAAGAATCTGTTAGAGCTTGTAATTCTGTAGTTTTTTTATGAATTTCATCACCTTGTTTTTTTCTAAAAGCAGTATATTGTTTCATATATTGAAACCGTTTATAACCTTGGAAAAAATTTTCTGATGACAGAAGAAACATAATTCTGCTATTTTGAGATTTACTTTTATAAGAGTTGTAAATCATTTCTCCGTAGCCTTTTTTTAGTGCTTCTAGATCTCTTTTGTTCTTGTTTATTTCAAGTTGATTTGTGTAAATTTCGTTACTAAGTTCTTTCGATTCGTTTTCTATAGCTTTAATTAACTCTTGTCGCGTATTAATTTTAGCCTTAAGATCGTTTAGTTGATTTAATACATTTTTTTCTGTTCTTATAGTATTAGAAAGTAGTGCATTAATATATATTTGATCTTTTTGAAGCTGCACACGACGTGCCTCTAACACTTGGCGTTTAGATTTTTGAGCAGTACTATTAATACTGATAGATACTACTAAAAGCAGTAAAAGGTACTTTAATTTAAATTGCATTATTTTAAACTAATTTCTTTGTAACCATTTGGTATTGAAAACGGAAAAGCTAAATCTTTATTGAATTCAACAGTGCGATATTCAATATCTATGGTTGTTATTTTTTTATGATCTAAAGCTTTAATATTAATACTTTTTGGAAATTCTTCTCCTTTTATTTTTGTGTAATCTGAATAAGAAACTGTTAATAATTGTTGTTTTTCTTTATTGCTAATTTCTTGTTTATTTATTTTAAAATTATCCGAATTTAAAAAGAATAAAATATCGAATAATGCTACATCTTTTTTAGGTTGTAACTGATATAATTTATTAGTTATTGTTGAGTTGTATTTTCCTTTTTTTAGGTTTAAAACAGCCTGACCTAAAAGAATATTCTGAACTTTTTCGTAATCTAATTCTGTCCCTAACCATTCGCTTAGTAAAGAAAAATCTCCATCAAAAAAGGTTCTTTTCATTTTCTCGTAATAAAGAACCCTATTAGGGGTTATCATTACTTTTGCAACTGGAAATCCAAATTTTGTGGCACTCATCCAAATTGTTTTATCTTTTTCTAAACGCAGTTTAATACTAAAACCTACCGATGTTTTATCATCTTTAAATTTAGCATTTATTTTTGCATCTATTGTTTTTTGGTCAAAATTAGAATTGTAATGGTTATTTATAATTTTTTTTGTTGAAATATTTTTGATGTTAGCATCAAC includes the following:
- a CDS encoding murein hydrolase activator EnvC family protein; the encoded protein is MQFKLKYLLLLLVVSISINSTAQKSKRQVLEARRVQLQKDQIYINALLSNTIRTEKNVLNQLNDLKAKINTRQELIKAIENESKELSNEIYTNQLEINKNKRDLEALKKGYGEMIYNSYKSKSQNSRIMFLLSSENFFQGYKRFQYMKQYTAFRKKQGDEIHKKTTELQALTDSLQVKKDQKKALLDIQKKEHSVIEKEKKEQEILLAKVKQKENTYKKQIKQFQKEESRVASQIDKLIRAAIAASNKKSGSTTTAKATSKSATSFALTPAAKELNSKFELNKGKLDWPVEKGYVSTFYGKQPHPIVKTTTIQSNGVRITTEKGSKARAVFDGTVLAVQVTSGNKKAVLIQHGNYITVYKNLENTFVKSGDNVKTKQEIGTIFTDKITGKTILGFEFWNNTHKENPRPWIYKM
- a CDS encoding DUF4292 domain-containing protein, with the translated sequence MKQFSKILLIFLVIFTSCKSNKSAVDANIKNISTKKIINNHYNSNFDQKTIDAKINAKFKDDKTSVGFSIKLRLEKDKTIWMSATKFGFPVAKVMITPNRVLYYEKMKRTFFDGDFSLLSEWLGTELDYEKVQNILLGQAVLNLKKGKYNSTITNKLYQLQPKKDVALFDILFFLNSDNFKINKQEISNKEKQQLLTVSYSDYTKIKGEEFPKSINIKALDHKKITTIDIEYRTVEFNKDLAFPFSIPNGYKEISLK